From the Chloroflexus aurantiacus J-10-fl genome, one window contains:
- a CDS encoding putative bifunctional diguanylate cyclase/phosphodiesterase — protein MTLQILLIEDNPDHIELVQRAFEQGNHQLIVVASLTEARQRLDERYFDLIICDLLLPDGRGDELLVTDADGLTLPVVLMTGYGDERAAVSALKAGALDYVAKTPATLLDLPRIAERALRERRLIIERQQAEQALRRSERLFRAMIERSSDAISIVDRDGFIRYASPSTQTLLGYPTEGFLTQPVEGFAFIHPADRERVQRLFLDIIQQSGASAMVEFRARHANGGWRWIEATASNWLDDPAVQGVIVNYRDITERKLMELRLQHGVLHDALTGLPNRVLLSDRLAQAIKRSQRNPQYHFAVLFLDLDHFKVINDSFGHPVGDRFLVTAASRLHSCLRSIDTCARLGGDEFVILLDDIHSLDAVVQVARRIIQQLSLPVEIDGQMLHSSVSIGIVFGSAEYNDPAEVLRDADIAMYRAKASGKSRYEVFHPAMREAAQARLALENELRRAVAQREFIVYYQPIMNISSGGLIGFEALVRWQHPTRGILTPAAFLDVAEEVGLGDAIGWQVLEHVCQQLATWQHTFSHAAHLSVSVNLSARQFMQPDLYARIVQLLTQYNIPPNCLKLELTESALMEYSQEAAAVLARLRSYGIQIAIDDFGVGYSSLSYLIQLPIDQIKIDRNFIIQLDQAHHSQAIVSAIVNLARSLNLEVVAEGLETAEQVDRMRTVGCHYGQGYLLGYPLPAAEASRLLQGGG, from the coding sequence GTGACTCTCCAAATCCTACTCATCGAAGACAATCCAGATCATATCGAGTTGGTGCAACGGGCATTTGAGCAAGGTAATCATCAACTTATTGTCGTGGCATCGCTGACAGAAGCACGACAACGCCTGGACGAACGGTATTTTGATCTGATCATTTGTGATTTGCTCTTGCCCGATGGACGGGGTGATGAGCTGTTGGTTACCGATGCCGATGGCTTAACGTTACCGGTTGTGTTGATGACGGGTTACGGTGATGAGCGGGCTGCAGTATCTGCCCTGAAAGCGGGTGCACTAGATTATGTTGCCAAAACGCCGGCCACGCTGCTCGACCTGCCACGTATTGCCGAACGGGCATTACGTGAACGACGACTCATCATCGAGCGGCAGCAGGCTGAACAGGCCCTACGGCGGAGTGAGCGCCTCTTTCGGGCGATGATTGAACGGAGCAGCGATGCGATTTCGATAGTGGATCGCGATGGCTTTATTCGCTATGCCAGTCCCTCAACGCAGACGTTGCTCGGTTATCCGACTGAAGGCTTTCTGACCCAGCCCGTCGAGGGTTTCGCCTTCATTCATCCAGCCGACCGTGAGCGGGTTCAGCGGCTATTTTTGGATATTATCCAGCAATCTGGCGCCTCGGCAATGGTTGAGTTTCGCGCACGCCATGCCAATGGTGGTTGGCGTTGGATTGAAGCAACGGCCTCGAACTGGCTCGATGATCCGGCAGTGCAGGGGGTGATTGTTAACTATCGTGACATTACCGAGCGCAAGCTGATGGAATTACGGCTTCAGCACGGGGTGTTGCACGATGCGTTGACTGGCCTGCCTAATCGGGTTCTGTTGAGTGATCGTCTGGCCCAGGCGATCAAACGCAGCCAGCGTAACCCACAGTATCACTTTGCTGTGCTCTTTCTTGATCTTGACCACTTTAAGGTGATTAACGACAGCTTCGGGCATCCGGTTGGTGATCGCTTTCTGGTAACCGCAGCTTCGCGATTACACAGTTGTCTGCGTTCGATAGATACCTGTGCCCGTCTAGGTGGCGACGAATTTGTTATTTTGCTCGATGATATTCACTCACTTGACGCTGTGGTGCAGGTCGCCAGACGCATTATTCAGCAATTGAGTTTGCCGGTTGAAATTGATGGTCAGATGCTTCACTCATCGGTCAGTATTGGGATTGTGTTTGGTTCAGCGGAATACAATGATCCGGCGGAAGTATTGCGAGACGCCGATATTGCGATGTATCGGGCAAAAGCGAGTGGTAAATCGCGTTACGAGGTCTTTCATCCGGCAATGCGTGAAGCAGCTCAGGCGCGTTTAGCACTCGAAAATGAATTACGGCGAGCGGTTGCCCAGCGTGAGTTTATCGTCTATTATCAACCTATTATGAACATCAGTTCAGGAGGTTTGATCGGGTTTGAGGCGTTGGTGCGCTGGCAACATCCAACACGCGGTATCCTGACCCCAGCCGCTTTTCTTGATGTGGCTGAGGAGGTTGGGTTGGGAGATGCTATTGGCTGGCAGGTGCTTGAACACGTTTGCCAGCAATTGGCCACGTGGCAACACACCTTTTCCCACGCTGCCCATCTGTCGGTGAGTGTCAATCTCTCGGCGCGCCAGTTCATGCAACCCGATCTCTATGCGCGCATTGTTCAGTTGTTGACGCAATACAACATCCCGCCGAACTGCCTGAAGCTGGAGCTAACTGAGAGCGCCTTGATGGAGTACAGCCAGGAGGCTGCCGCAGTGCTGGCGCGTTTGCGGTCATACGGCATTCAGATTGCGATTGATGATTTTGGAGTGGGCTATTCTTCTCTGAGTTATCTGATCCAGTTGCCAATTGATCAAATTAAGATTGATCGCAATTTTATCATTCAGCTTGACCAGGCCCATCATTCGCAGGCGATTGTGAGTGCTATCGTCAATCTGGCCCGGAGTCTTAATCTTGAAGTGGTAGCCGAAGGGCTAGAGACTGCCGAGCAGGTTGACCGTATGCGTACAGTCGGTTGTCATTATGGGCAGGGGTATTTGTTAGGGTATCCATTGCCGGCAGCGGAAGCGAGTCGGTTGTTGCAAGGAGGCGGGTAA
- a CDS encoding response regulator: MSTSPDPVVVLLVEDNLDHTELITRVLNDHRIPNRIIHVADGEDALNYLRRQAQFADPAISPRPHVVLLDLNLPRLSGLEVLQAMKTDAAISHIPVVVVTTSRAESDLRLAYQFHANSYLVKPVDFEQFSRMLNDLGDYWLEWNQLPYSPQYVA, translated from the coding sequence ATGTCAACCAGCCCTGATCCGGTCGTTGTCTTGCTTGTGGAAGACAATCTCGATCACACCGAGTTAATTACTCGTGTCTTGAATGATCACCGTATTCCTAATCGAATTATCCATGTTGCCGATGGTGAAGATGCGCTGAACTATCTGCGCCGACAGGCTCAATTCGCCGATCCGGCAATCAGCCCGCGCCCACATGTAGTATTGCTCGATTTGAATCTGCCGCGTTTGAGCGGTCTGGAGGTGCTTCAGGCGATGAAGACAGACGCAGCCATTAGCCATATTCCGGTGGTTGTGGTCACCACCTCGCGTGCTGAGAGCGATCTGCGCCTGGCCTATCAATTTCATGCCAACAGTTATCTGGTGAAACCGGTTGATTTTGAACAATTTAGCCGAATGCTGAACGATTTGGGTGACTACTGGCTGGAGTGGAATCAGCTCCCCTACAGCCCTCAGTATGTCGCCTGA
- a CDS encoding PAS domain S-box protein — translation MIIVFATGAWLVQRGAIYVASGLVCSVIWLIVTFIVFFTGGLQSSVLLNYVIVILLAGVGFGWRGIISAVLASGTAISAILFLTITNRLPTTTPLLESPLAYAVTMLVILLLAGTILSVADIQLVTAIKATRAKNIERERAEQQLRQALLAARAGAWEWDAVNRTIRWSPENYPLLGMNPDQDRLNFRTWIERVHPDDRQALQEAIDRAIHGRQEFAVEFRVIWPDGSIHWLRGIGQPLVQPDGSVQGMYGLQIDITAQKAIEIELARSELYYRTLVEDLPALVCRFRADGTLTFVNDLYCQTFQRSRDELIGFNFYELIPPEQRERVAADIALLSREQPTIEHEHEVIHPDGSIGWQRWVNRLLFDEYGEPFEYQAVGMDITVRKRAEIEREHLLRELTARNSELEQFTYTVSHDLKSPLITIKGFAGYIERDLAAGRLERIPADIQRIKVAADRMYQLLEDLLNLSRAGRQLNQPSRIGLGLLISEAAAAVSGRLAERNVYLHLPPNLPEIYGDRTRLREVFQNLIDNAAKFMGDQPNPQIWIEARRADLPGFVLVSVRDNGIGIEPRYLQRVFGLFERLNAQVDGTGIGLALARRIVEAHGGKIWVESEGLGKGTTFYLTLPEPPRHEERVQGLIE, via the coding sequence ATGATCATCGTTTTTGCCACCGGTGCGTGGCTGGTACAACGTGGTGCTATCTACGTCGCAAGCGGATTGGTGTGTAGTGTGATCTGGCTGATTGTTACCTTCATAGTATTTTTCACCGGCGGTTTACAGAGTTCTGTACTTTTGAACTACGTGATTGTCATTTTATTAGCCGGGGTAGGATTTGGTTGGAGAGGCATTATTAGTGCTGTGCTGGCAAGCGGGACAGCTATCAGTGCAATATTATTCTTGACGATCACCAATCGTCTGCCAACAACAACTCCGCTTTTAGAGTCACCACTGGCGTATGCAGTAACGATGCTGGTTATTCTTCTGCTGGCCGGTACTATTCTGTCGGTTGCTGATATTCAACTGGTCACTGCAATAAAGGCGACTCGCGCGAAGAATATTGAACGTGAGCGCGCCGAGCAACAACTTCGGCAGGCGTTGCTGGCCGCACGGGCCGGGGCCTGGGAATGGGATGCAGTTAACCGTACTATTCGCTGGTCGCCGGAAAATTATCCACTGCTTGGGATGAATCCAGATCAGGATAGATTGAACTTTCGCACCTGGATTGAGCGGGTGCATCCCGACGACCGGCAAGCCTTGCAGGAAGCTATCGACCGCGCTATCCATGGTCGCCAGGAGTTTGCTGTCGAGTTTCGTGTGATCTGGCCGGATGGCTCTATTCACTGGTTGCGGGGAATTGGTCAGCCGTTAGTGCAACCAGATGGCTCCGTTCAGGGAATGTATGGTCTTCAGATTGACATTACTGCACAGAAAGCGATTGAAATTGAACTTGCACGCAGCGAACTCTACTACCGTACACTGGTCGAAGATTTACCGGCGCTGGTGTGCCGGTTTCGGGCTGATGGCACATTGACATTTGTCAACGATCTGTACTGTCAGACCTTTCAACGTTCGCGGGATGAGTTAATCGGTTTTAACTTCTATGAACTGATCCCGCCTGAACAACGTGAACGGGTAGCGGCAGATATTGCCCTGCTTAGCCGTGAGCAACCGACGATAGAACACGAGCATGAGGTCATTCATCCAGATGGCTCGATTGGCTGGCAGCGCTGGGTCAATCGCCTGCTCTTCGATGAGTATGGGGAACCATTTGAATATCAGGCAGTGGGGATGGACATTACTGTACGTAAGAGGGCGGAAATCGAGCGTGAGCATCTGTTACGCGAGCTGACAGCCAGAAACAGTGAACTGGAGCAATTCACGTATACAGTGTCACATGATCTGAAGAGTCCGTTGATCACGATCAAAGGCTTTGCCGGATATATTGAGCGTGACCTGGCTGCCGGTCGTTTGGAACGAATACCGGCGGATATTCAGCGGATCAAGGTCGCTGCTGATCGGATGTATCAGTTGCTAGAAGATTTGCTCAACCTGTCACGAGCCGGACGCCAGTTAAATCAGCCCTCGCGGATCGGATTAGGGTTACTGATTAGTGAAGCCGCAGCCGCGGTGAGTGGTCGCTTGGCCGAACGGAATGTCTATCTCCATCTGCCGCCCAATCTGCCGGAGATTTACGGTGACCGCACACGTCTGCGGGAAGTGTTTCAGAATTTGATCGACAACGCAGCCAAATTTATGGGTGATCAGCCGAACCCACAAATCTGGATCGAAGCACGTCGCGCCGATCTGCCTGGATTTGTACTAGTGAGTGTTCGTGACAATGGAATTGGAATAGAACCACGTTATCTCCAGCGGGTGTTCGGTCTCTTTGAACGCCTGAACGCTCAGGTTGATGGTACCGGCATTGGGTTAGCCCTGGCGCGCAGGATTGTGGAAGCACACGGTGGTAAGATATGGGTGGAATCGGAAGGTCTGGGCAAAGGAACCACCTTTTATCTGACGTTGCCGGAACCTCCGCGCCATGAAGAGAGGGTGCAAGGTCTTATTGAGTAG